From a single Collibacillus ludicampi genomic region:
- a CDS encoding type 1 glutamine amidotransferase, which translates to MKLKIAHLYPDLLEVYSDRGNVTVLKRRAEWRGFDVEVKAISIGDTADLSEYDILFSGGGEDREQSIVADDLLRRRSAFEKAIAEGTVILTICGSYQLLGRYFETIGGKRIEGLGLVDFFTVGGTKRLVGNTIGNLQIEGLAGNTIVGYENHSGRTYLGEGVKPLAVMTNGFGNNGEDRFEGVAQGTVFGTYMHGPLLSKNPHFADFLLRLALYRHTEDPVLIPLDDTWEMRAHQQIIEKYSQTVRV; encoded by the coding sequence TTGAAGCTAAAAATCGCGCATCTGTACCCGGATCTGCTTGAGGTGTACAGCGATCGTGGAAATGTAACCGTACTAAAGAGGAGAGCCGAGTGGCGGGGATTTGACGTCGAGGTCAAAGCGATCTCGATCGGCGATACGGCCGACTTAAGCGAATATGATATTCTATTCTCCGGCGGGGGAGAGGACAGAGAGCAATCGATAGTCGCTGATGATTTATTGAGAAGACGTTCCGCTTTTGAAAAAGCGATCGCCGAGGGAACGGTGATTCTCACGATTTGTGGCAGCTATCAGTTGTTAGGACGCTATTTTGAAACGATCGGGGGAAAAAGGATCGAAGGTCTCGGTCTCGTCGACTTCTTTACGGTCGGTGGAACGAAGCGATTGGTCGGGAATACGATCGGGAACTTGCAAATCGAAGGGCTTGCAGGGAACACGATCGTCGGCTATGAGAATCATTCGGGAAGGACGTACCTGGGTGAAGGGGTTAAACCGCTAGCGGTGATGACAAACGGTTTCGGGAATAACGGAGAAGATCGGTTCGAGGGCGTGGCACAAGGGACGGTTTTCGGTACGTATATGCACGGCCCGCTCTTATCGAAAAATCCCCATTTTGCAGATTTTCTCCTGCGCTTAGCCCTGTATCGTCATACGGAAGATCCGGTACTCATTCCGCTTGATGATACTTGGGAAATGCGTGCACATCAGCAGATCATTGAAAAATACAGCCAAACGGTACGAGTATGA
- a CDS encoding anthranilate synthase component I family protein gives MKTKAKGLCVRSHVYSYPRVCEAFEVFKSMSETFGAEQVFLLDSVRDPKSRYCTSIIGLFPVLSCRFKGSALRLEGHALLTRYVSDVLSQYEIPLDDITGVPVSAILDHVNECFSLYEPERMRPYSFGFLGFFSYDAIRYFEKIPNTTQDDRNIDDIHLQVHQVVLQFEGDMIYVIINEIEGVSTPSLEEIAAFLHEYDEPSFTGFNPRDLIVEEDVTREEFINRVLRAKDYIREGDIFQVVLSKRDRVIGNIDPLQVYYRLKQVNPSPYMFYADYGSYRIFGTSPELQVRLENGIVEMRPIAGTTKGKGKTPEENRVLLDALLQDEKERAEHLMLVDLCRNDLGRVCEAASIRVKDFMVIEEYSHVYHIVSTVQGRVENGISKFDVFLSTFPAGTLSGAPKVRAMEIIDELEMVNRGPYGGVIGCFDFLGNMNTAIVIRTIIHQNGVSYFQAGAGIVADSVPEHEWNECNHKLRALRQTVFQLEA, from the coding sequence ATGAAAACGAAAGCAAAAGGGCTTTGCGTCCGTTCACATGTTTACTCATATCCTCGCGTGTGTGAAGCGTTTGAGGTTTTTAAATCGATGTCTGAAACATTCGGGGCAGAACAAGTATTTCTGCTCGATTCCGTAAGAGACCCCAAGAGCCGGTATTGTACTTCTATCATCGGTCTTTTTCCGGTATTGTCGTGCAGGTTTAAAGGGTCTGCTCTACGCTTGGAAGGGCATGCCCTTCTCACTCGTTATGTCTCTGATGTTCTAAGTCAATACGAAATTCCACTCGACGATATTACGGGTGTTCCTGTTTCTGCAATCCTTGATCATGTCAATGAATGTTTTTCATTGTACGAACCTGAACGGATGCGTCCTTATTCGTTCGGCTTTCTCGGTTTCTTCTCATATGACGCCATTCGTTATTTTGAAAAAATCCCGAACACCACTCAAGATGATCGAAACATCGATGATATCCATTTGCAGGTTCACCAAGTGGTTCTGCAGTTTGAAGGAGATATGATTTACGTCATTATTAACGAGATTGAGGGGGTCTCCACACCTTCACTTGAAGAGATCGCCGCATTTCTCCATGAGTATGATGAGCCTTCGTTCACAGGATTTAACCCGAGGGATCTTATAGTCGAAGAAGATGTGACACGTGAAGAATTTATCAACAGGGTTCTTCGCGCTAAGGATTATATCCGTGAAGGGGATATCTTTCAGGTTGTCCTCTCGAAGAGGGATCGCGTGATCGGGAATATCGATCCTCTTCAAGTGTATTACCGTCTGAAACAAGTGAATCCATCCCCATATATGTTCTATGCCGATTACGGTTCCTATCGTATATTTGGCACGAGTCCCGAATTGCAAGTCCGTTTGGAGAATGGGATTGTCGAAATGAGACCGATCGCGGGCACTACGAAAGGGAAGGGGAAGACTCCAGAGGAAAATCGCGTCTTGCTTGATGCATTGTTACAAGATGAAAAGGAACGAGCAGAACATTTGATGCTCGTCGATTTATGCCGTAACGATCTCGGACGCGTGTGTGAAGCGGCCAGCATTCGTGTCAAAGATTTCATGGTCATTGAAGAATATTCCCATGTATACCATATTGTATCAACTGTTCAAGGACGCGTGGAAAACGGCATTTCCAAATTCGATGTGTTCCTCTCCACGTTTCCGGCAGGAACGCTCTCGGGTGCACCGAAAGTACGGGCTATGGAGATCATCGATGAACTGGAAATGGTGAATCGAGGTCCATACGGCGGGGTCATCGGTTGCTTTGATTTTTTGGGCAATATGAATACGGCAATCGTGATCCGGACGATCATCCATCAAAACGGTGTCTCCTATTTTCAAGCGGGAGCAGGAATCGTGGCAGATTCCGTTCCGGAACATGAATGGAACGAATGTAACCACAAGTTGCGTGCATTACGACAGACTGTCTTTCAACTGGAAGCATGA
- a CDS encoding Asp23/Gls24 family envelope stress response protein produces the protein MKVYALIGESGTGKSHHALQIARERGIRAIIDDGLFIVDGQYAAGYSGKYELTKMASVKRAIFLNDEHAKEVRAAIENHHIDKILVLGISDKMVDRIAAALSLPSVSERIYIEDIASENDIEIARKFRSAGNHAIPLPRIQVEEAGLGKWIRDVRAILTEGSRKRKQKPFEMTIVHPRFAQGGIFIHDRVFKAIVARIVRAHPYVVKHVSTEVDAKMGLHVMIHLIVRYDKRVYDMMTSLAKQIQKEVRNISGLPQIEVHIHIEDLA, from the coding sequence ATGAAGGTATACGCATTGATCGGGGAAAGCGGTACGGGAAAAAGTCATCATGCATTACAAATCGCCAGGGAACGAGGGATCCGAGCGATTATTGACGACGGATTATTCATTGTTGACGGCCAATACGCGGCGGGATATTCGGGAAAATACGAGCTTACAAAGATGGCGTCGGTAAAAAGGGCGATTTTCTTGAACGATGAACACGCGAAGGAAGTACGTGCGGCGATAGAGAATCATCACATTGACAAAATCCTGGTACTCGGTATCTCGGACAAGATGGTCGACCGCATCGCCGCTGCCCTTTCATTGCCTTCCGTGAGCGAACGCATCTATATCGAGGACATTGCGTCTGAGAACGATATCGAAATCGCGCGTAAGTTTAGAAGTGCGGGAAATCATGCGATACCCCTGCCAAGAATCCAGGTGGAGGAAGCCGGATTGGGGAAATGGATTCGGGATGTCCGGGCGATTTTGACAGAGGGAAGCCGTAAACGAAAACAGAAACCGTTCGAAATGACAATCGTTCATCCGCGATTTGCGCAGGGAGGTATCTTTATTCACGATCGCGTTTTTAAAGCGATCGTTGCTCGCATCGTACGGGCTCATCCTTATGTAGTGAAACATGTTTCTACGGAAGTAGACGCGAAAATGGGGCTTCACGTCATGATCCATTTGATTGTTCGATACGACAAACGCGTATACGATATGATGACTTCCCTCGCGAAACAGATTCAGAAGGAAGTGCGCAATATATCTGGTCTGCCGCAAATTGAAGTACATATCCATATAGAAGATCTTGCATGA
- a CDS encoding anthranilate synthase component II produces MIVVIDNYDSFTYNLVQYLREAEQEVAVFRNDQVTLEEMERLKPSHLLISPGPCTPNEAGISLAAIKHFAGYIPILGVCLGHQSIAQAFGGKVVKAERMMHGKTSLVFHQGEGLFAGLESPLTATRYHSLIVERESLPPCFEIIAETSEGEIMGIRHRQFEIIGVQFHPESILTQGGKQMIRNFLALKEAVEV; encoded by the coding sequence ATGATCGTCGTGATTGACAATTATGATTCATTTACTTACAATCTCGTGCAGTATTTACGTGAAGCGGAACAAGAAGTCGCCGTTTTTCGAAATGATCAGGTAACCCTGGAAGAAATGGAACGCCTCAAGCCGTCGCATCTCTTGATATCACCCGGTCCGTGCACGCCGAATGAAGCGGGGATTTCGCTGGCTGCGATCAAACATTTCGCGGGCTACATTCCGATCCTTGGAGTGTGTTTAGGACACCAATCGATCGCGCAAGCGTTCGGGGGGAAAGTGGTTAAAGCGGAGAGAATGATGCATGGGAAAACGTCATTGGTCTTTCATCAAGGGGAAGGGTTATTTGCCGGTCTCGAAAGTCCGTTGACAGCCACCCGTTACCATTCCCTGATTGTCGAGCGTGAAAGTTTGCCTCCCTGTTTTGAGATCATAGCCGAGACATCAGAAGGGGAGATCATGGGGATCCGCCACCGTCAGTTTGAGATCATTGGCGTTCAGTTTCATCCCGAATCCATACTGACCCAAGGCGGCAAGCAGATGATTCGCAACTTCCTCGCTCTGAAAGAGGCGGTGGAAGTATGA
- a CDS encoding DUF3055 domain-containing protein, which produces MALHQILFDETEATTTRYIGFFGETTRFDLMITTTEHFYGKKVVTNLQTGRTAILNEKDAANVPYLLETFQLHTEEEANELSEFLLSIL; this is translated from the coding sequence ATGGCTCTGCACCAGATACTTTTCGACGAAACGGAAGCGACGACCACCCGGTACATCGGCTTCTTTGGGGAAACCACCCGGTTTGACTTAATGATTACAACCACTGAACATTTTTATGGAAAAAAAGTCGTTACCAATCTGCAAACTGGACGCACCGCCATTTTAAATGAAAAAGACGCCGCCAACGTTCCCTACTTGTTGGAAACGTTCCAGTTACATACGGAAGAGGAAGCCAATGAATTATCGGAATTCCTTCTCTCGATCCTTTGA
- a CDS encoding FdhF/YdeP family oxidoreductase: MGKTKHTGPISLPKIPDPTLWVTPVPFGLGKVKPHHVRDTLKVIWENRDNLPYAFRILTQGVCDGCALGVSGLYDQTLTGPHLCTTRLQVLRLNTMPAMREEVIHADIEDLRQMDSTSLRKLGRIPYPLIRRRGERTFSRISWDEALDFIAEKIKNIDPKQLAFYLTSRGIPNETYYVAAKVARFLGTNNIDNASRICHSSSKIALKRSLGIGASSCNYKDWIGTDVLVFWGSVAANNQPVSTKYMYAAKRKGTKIIVINPYHEPAMEKYWIPSIPESALFGTKIADDFYQVNIGGDIAFMNGVMKRWFEMEQQVPGSAINHSFVREHTDGLEELRSHVMKYDWETLETHSGISRERMCEFAELLAKANSAVFVWSMGLTQHRFGTDNVSQVVNLALLRGFLGREHCGLMPIRGHSGVQGAGEMGVDPYSLPGGDFKEKDIERIERVWGFTLPKWQGDIVGVSLENALLPEGHERKLKLFYTSGGNLLETMPHPDFIKLCLESIDIRVHQDIILNTSTLVDAKEAVIVLPAMTRYEIPGGVTSTSTERMVYYSPEIEGPRIGEARPEWQIYIDLAARVKPEQKHLIWFNDTQEIRDEIAKAAPNYDGIQHLKKKGDVFQWGGAWLCEGGICPTENGRGHLIPIELPELRKAKSHFYVTTRRGKQFNSMIYSEIDPFNHAERFDVLIHPQDAETLDIIEGEAIVLHNEFGCFQGRAKFANVKSGNLEVYWPEGNILFQKGIYDPDAGMPEYNTTVILEKAEAYHARKGTQCFRESSWRQENEYHMKD; this comes from the coding sequence ATGGGAAAAACGAAACATACTGGACCGATTTCGCTTCCGAAAATTCCCGATCCTACACTCTGGGTCACCCCTGTTCCATTTGGCCTGGGAAAAGTCAAGCCACATCATGTACGCGATACGCTGAAGGTCATTTGGGAGAATCGCGATAATCTCCCATACGCTTTTCGCATTTTGACACAGGGCGTATGCGATGGATGTGCACTTGGCGTTTCCGGGCTCTATGATCAAACATTAACGGGTCCTCATCTTTGCACGACACGTTTACAAGTGCTACGTCTTAATACGATGCCGGCGATGAGAGAGGAAGTCATCCATGCAGATATTGAAGATCTGCGTCAAATGGACAGTACTTCTCTCAGGAAATTGGGGAGGATCCCGTATCCATTGATACGGAGAAGGGGAGAGCGGACATTCAGTCGAATCTCCTGGGATGAAGCGTTAGACTTCATTGCCGAGAAAATCAAGAACATCGACCCGAAACAACTTGCTTTTTATTTGACTTCTCGCGGGATCCCGAACGAAACGTATTATGTGGCAGCAAAAGTGGCGCGATTCCTTGGGACTAACAATATCGATAACGCGTCACGGATTTGTCATTCTTCATCGAAAATAGCGTTGAAACGCTCTCTGGGAATTGGAGCCTCGAGTTGTAACTATAAAGACTGGATCGGTACAGATGTGCTCGTATTCTGGGGAAGCGTTGCCGCGAATAATCAGCCGGTCTCCACCAAGTACATGTACGCAGCTAAACGCAAGGGAACAAAAATTATTGTGATTAATCCGTATCATGAACCTGCTATGGAAAAATATTGGATACCTTCGATTCCGGAGTCCGCCCTTTTCGGAACCAAGATAGCGGATGATTTCTATCAAGTGAATATCGGTGGCGATATCGCGTTCATGAACGGAGTGATGAAACGCTGGTTTGAGATGGAGCAACAAGTACCCGGTTCAGCCATTAATCATTCATTTGTGCGAGAACACACAGACGGTTTAGAAGAATTAAGATCACATGTGATGAAATATGATTGGGAAACATTGGAGACGCACTCGGGGATATCGAGAGAACGCATGTGCGAATTCGCTGAATTACTCGCTAAAGCGAATTCGGCTGTCTTTGTATGGTCGATGGGATTAACGCAACATCGTTTCGGTACAGATAATGTTTCCCAGGTGGTAAATTTGGCTTTACTTCGCGGTTTTTTGGGACGTGAGCATTGTGGCCTCATGCCGATTCGCGGCCACTCCGGGGTTCAAGGAGCAGGGGAAATGGGCGTTGATCCGTACAGTCTACCGGGAGGTGATTTTAAAGAAAAAGATATCGAACGTATCGAACGGGTATGGGGTTTCACATTGCCAAAGTGGCAAGGAGATATCGTCGGTGTCTCTCTTGAAAATGCACTTCTCCCCGAAGGACACGAAAGAAAGTTGAAACTTTTCTATACCTCCGGGGGTAATTTACTGGAAACGATGCCGCATCCTGATTTCATAAAATTGTGTTTGGAGAGTATTGATATTCGCGTTCACCAAGATATTATATTGAATACGTCAACCTTGGTCGATGCCAAAGAAGCTGTCATCGTGTTACCTGCAATGACCAGGTACGAGATACCCGGTGGCGTTACATCGACTTCCACGGAAAGAATGGTCTACTATTCTCCGGAAATTGAAGGTCCCAGAATTGGTGAGGCTCGCCCTGAATGGCAAATCTATATCGATTTGGCTGCTCGTGTGAAGCCGGAACAGAAACATCTGATCTGGTTCAATGACACACAAGAAATTCGTGACGAAATCGCAAAAGCTGCTCCCAATTACGATGGCATTCAGCATTTGAAAAAGAAAGGCGATGTTTTTCAATGGGGAGGGGCATGGCTTTGTGAAGGTGGGATTTGCCCGACAGAAAATGGGCGCGGCCATTTGATCCCCATTGAATTGCCTGAACTCAGAAAGGCGAAGAGCCACTTCTATGTTACAACCCGTCGGGGAAAGCAGTTCAACTCGATGATATACAGTGAAATCGATCCGTTTAACCATGCGGAACGTTTCGATGTGTTAATCCATCCTCAAGATGCGGAAACACTAGATATCATTGAAGGTGAAGCGATCGTCCTTCATAATGAGTTTGGATGCTTCCAAGGGCGCGCAAAATTTGCGAACGTAAAATCAGGAAATCTCGAAGTGTATTGGCCGGAAGGAAATATCCTCTTTCAAAAAGGTATATACGATCCAGATGCAGGGATGCCGGAATATAACACGACGGTAATCTTGGAAAAAGCGGAGGCCTATCATGCACGAAAGGGTACTCAATGTTTTAGAGAATCATCTTGGCGACAGGAAAATGAATATCATATGAAAGATTGA
- a CDS encoding Asp23/Gls24 family envelope stress response protein: MNAKTCVTFSNKAIRSVIQRVFTEIKEAKIKRTVSVRRNNQEIEIELSVAICYGSSIPEIVKTIRKKIGEEMKQVTRLNVRSIDVFVAGIDHSRGTGGMKS, translated from the coding sequence ATGAATGCGAAAACGTGTGTCACTTTCTCGAACAAAGCGATCCGAAGCGTCATTCAACGTGTCTTCACGGAAATTAAGGAAGCCAAAATTAAGAGAACGGTGTCTGTCAGGCGGAATAATCAAGAGATAGAAATTGAGTTGTCTGTGGCAATCTGTTATGGTTCATCAATTCCTGAAATCGTTAAAACAATCCGTAAAAAAATTGGAGAAGAGATGAAGCAGGTTACACGATTAAACGTTCGTTCCATAGACGTTTTCGTGGCGGGAATCGATCATTCCCGAGGAACTGGAGGTATGAAATCATGA
- a CDS encoding LCP family protein → MQTRMERIQQQRAANKMKFYKRKGFLWTLITIGILLISIVGYYGFSVFRFLQGIHTPQNGSVAQAAPTWTGTDRVNILLLGVDNRNNDPHPRSDSMIVVSIDPVTKTARMFSVMRDTWYKIPGYGFEKINAAFSLGGPDLAMQTVSNFLQIPIHYYVKTDFQGFEKLVDAVGGVKIDVEKDMDYPDDGVYDILLHKGEQVLDGKHALMYVRFRHDALGDFARTERQRKFLTALAEKLKTPGSLVKLPSILETIRPYVDTNMQIDDMIKLGSLVSDVNMKDMKSMQIPPTDAFVINDNMNGMSVLIPDVYKCRIAVHDALGMTDVVEKPGDDQYPLEQTQQSTESLPEPKRDDPPPQPKPVSPSKVDSGSSTLSESNTGGKVEKNPVPQTNTNDVTTQEGTSQNTTSNGTKPTGGTQNNTSQTPENGTNQNGTSHGGNQQNGAIPNGTPPNSTQHNQ, encoded by the coding sequence ATGCAAACAAGGATGGAACGAATTCAGCAGCAAAGAGCTGCAAACAAGATGAAATTTTATAAACGGAAAGGCTTTCTTTGGACACTGATTACGATCGGAATTCTTCTGATTTCGATTGTGGGATACTACGGATTTTCTGTATTTCGTTTTTTACAAGGAATTCATACGCCGCAGAACGGTTCTGTCGCTCAGGCGGCTCCGACTTGGACGGGAACCGACAGAGTGAATATCCTCCTTTTGGGGGTTGACAATCGTAACAACGATCCTCATCCAAGATCGGATAGTATGATTGTAGTAAGTATCGATCCGGTCACCAAAACGGCTCGTATGTTTTCTGTGATGAGAGATACGTGGTACAAAATCCCCGGTTACGGTTTCGAAAAGATCAATGCTGCATTTTCTTTGGGCGGCCCGGATTTGGCGATGCAAACCGTTTCGAATTTTTTACAGATTCCGATACATTATTATGTAAAAACCGATTTTCAGGGCTTTGAGAAATTGGTTGATGCTGTAGGCGGTGTCAAGATCGATGTGGAGAAAGATATGGACTATCCTGACGACGGGGTTTACGATATTTTGCTGCACAAGGGGGAACAGGTTCTCGACGGAAAACACGCATTGATGTATGTGCGTTTTCGTCATGACGCGCTCGGTGATTTTGCCCGTACAGAAAGACAGCGAAAGTTTTTGACCGCTTTGGCTGAGAAATTGAAAACACCCGGTTCGCTCGTCAAACTGCCTTCGATTCTGGAAACCATTCGTCCATATGTCGATACGAATATGCAAATTGACGACATGATCAAGCTGGGCTCACTGGTGTCCGATGTGAATATGAAAGACATGAAATCGATGCAGATTCCTCCGACAGATGCATTCGTGATCAACGATAATATGAACGGGATGAGCGTGCTGATTCCAGACGTCTATAAATGCCGCATAGCCGTTCATGATGCACTTGGAATGACGGATGTCGTGGAAAAACCTGGCGATGATCAGTATCCTCTTGAGCAGACACAACAGTCTACGGAGTCCCTACCGGAACCGAAGAGAGATGATCCGCCACCGCAACCCAAACCTGTGAGCCCGTCGAAGGTAGACAGTGGTTCCTCAACTCTCTCCGAATCCAATACGGGAGGAAAGGTTGAGAAAAACCCTGTTCCACAAACAAATACGAATGATGTAACTACACAAGAAGGAACATCGCAAAACACGACGTCGAACGGAACGAAACCGACTGGCGGGACACAAAACAACACTTCTCAGACACCGGAAAACGGCACCAATCAGAATGGAACATCACATGGAGGAAATCAACAAAACGGTGCGATACCAAACGGTACACCGCCAAACAGTACACAACACAATCAATGA
- a CDS encoding DUF1292 domain-containing protein encodes MTDHNHIHDENCNHDHEHDVVILTDDEGNDHEFIIVEVMEMEDKHYAVLVPHDDEDGEGIIMRVEEDGNGEEYLVDIEDDEEWQRVVSAYEKFLDEHSE; translated from the coding sequence ATGACAGATCATAATCACATCCATGATGAAAATTGCAATCACGACCATGAACACGATGTGGTCATACTTACAGACGATGAGGGAAATGACCATGAGTTTATAATCGTTGAAGTCATGGAAATGGAAGATAAACATTATGCAGTTCTCGTTCCTCACGATGACGAAGATGGCGAAGGAATTATCATGCGCGTCGAGGAAGACGGGAATGGTGAGGAATATCTTGTTGACATCGAAGACGACGAAGAATGGCAACGCGTCGTTTCCGCATACGAGAAGTTTCTTGATGAACATAGCGAGTAA
- a CDS encoding YlbF family regulator, whose amino-acid sequence MLDRNEIWAQAAELGQLISESPVVLAYKEAKETMESHPEIKHLLSKLRDMQEQYERLSTYSTGPHLKSLEESMKETIAKLDEYPEVQNFRKRTHEVDQLLKAVTDVLSTSVTERVSQE is encoded by the coding sequence GTGTTAGATCGCAATGAAATTTGGGCACAAGCGGCTGAACTCGGTCAATTGATTTCCGAATCTCCAGTCGTTCTCGCATATAAGGAAGCGAAAGAGACGATGGAAAGTCATCCGGAGATCAAACATCTTCTTTCCAAATTGCGTGACATGCAGGAGCAATATGAGCGACTCTCCACATACAGTACGGGTCCTCATTTGAAATCCCTTGAAGAAAGTATGAAAGAAACGATCGCTAAACTGGATGAATATCCGGAAGTGCAAAATTTCCGCAAGAGAACGCATGAAGTGGATCAGCTGCTAAAAGCGGTCACTGATGTACTTTCCACCAGTGTAACTGAACGTGTGAGCCAGGAGTGA
- a CDS encoding MurT ligase domain-containing protein: protein MNRLRFFLAINVSKFVKQILRLTGRKGTTLPGAIALRICPDILSHFGSKLNGNVVLITGTNGKTTTSNLLTHFLRKDGRAIISNSLGANLIQGIVTTFLDGYKGKAADGQAVVLEVDEATIGKVIQPLHPNAVVVTNFFRDQMDRYGEVDTVVELVGNALKKAPDHTMLILNADDPLVSSIAPEGKRVIWYGINSSDFSAEDHNEVKDGKFCRTCSSPLHYTQYHYGQLGFYRCLTCGFQRANPDYAAERVRLHEEGILFELKGDVGRINSPALYNVYNALAAITAANLMGVKREVLREEMSSMATGLGRMERMNIAGKHVMLTLVKNPTGFNQVLSVVQQETRPAHLVVVLNDHYADGTDVSWIWDTNIEKLRKMSRLQRIWATGTRAFDMGVRLKYAGFGDITEVMEGDIRTVDHALAELPEGHLLYILSTYTSLYAIRDHLLAKGRIEVEAKNRASVPGSA, encoded by the coding sequence TTGAATCGTTTACGTTTTTTTCTGGCCATCAACGTTTCCAAGTTTGTCAAACAGATTTTACGTTTGACTGGACGGAAGGGAACGACACTGCCGGGAGCGATTGCCCTGCGCATTTGTCCGGATATCCTCTCGCATTTTGGCAGCAAACTGAACGGTAATGTCGTCTTAATCACAGGAACGAACGGGAAAACCACGACGAGTAACCTGTTAACCCATTTTTTACGCAAAGATGGACGTGCGATCATTTCCAACAGCCTTGGCGCCAATTTGATTCAAGGGATTGTAACAACATTCCTCGATGGCTACAAAGGCAAAGCGGCAGATGGACAAGCCGTCGTGCTGGAAGTCGATGAAGCAACGATCGGAAAAGTCATACAACCGCTCCATCCGAATGCTGTGGTCGTGACAAACTTTTTCCGCGATCAAATGGATCGCTATGGGGAAGTGGACACGGTTGTAGAATTGGTAGGAAACGCTTTGAAAAAAGCACCCGATCATACGATGCTCATCCTGAACGCGGATGACCCTCTCGTTTCTTCCATCGCTCCGGAAGGAAAACGTGTGATCTGGTACGGAATTAATTCAAGTGATTTCTCTGCGGAGGATCATAACGAGGTGAAAGACGGAAAGTTTTGTCGGACATGCAGTTCTCCCCTCCACTATACGCAATATCATTATGGGCAATTGGGGTTTTATAGATGCTTGACATGCGGTTTTCAGCGTGCGAATCCGGATTATGCGGCGGAACGCGTGCGTCTGCATGAAGAGGGCATTCTCTTTGAATTAAAAGGGGATGTTGGCCGCATCAATTCTCCTGCGCTGTATAACGTTTACAACGCCTTGGCGGCGATTACGGCAGCGAATCTCATGGGCGTGAAGCGAGAGGTTCTGCGGGAAGAAATGTCGTCTATGGCGACCGGCTTGGGACGTATGGAGAGAATGAATATTGCAGGGAAACATGTTATGTTGACGCTTGTTAAGAATCCAACCGGTTTTAATCAGGTTTTGTCGGTAGTCCAACAGGAAACGCGTCCCGCTCACCTCGTCGTCGTTCTGAATGACCATTATGCTGACGGTACGGATGTATCGTGGATTTGGGACACGAATATCGAGAAACTCCGCAAGATGAGCCGTTTGCAACGGATTTGGGCGACGGGGACGCGCGCATTCGATATGGGCGTGCGTTTAAAATACGCCGGATTCGGTGATATAACGGAAGTGATGGAAGGCGATATCCGCACAGTCGATCATGCGCTCGCTGAACTTCCTGAGGGACATTTATTATACATCCTTTCAACGTATACATCACTCTATGCGATCAGAGATCATTTGCTTGCGAAGGGAAGGATTGAAGTTGAAGCTAAAAATCGCGCATCTGTACCCGGATCTGCTTGA